In the Pseudonocardia sediminis genome, GACCATCATCGCCGGGTCCAGCGCACTGGCCTTCAGCCGCCCGTTCCGCCGCGAAGGGCTCATCAACCGCCGGGTCCTGCTGCGCAGCGCCTACGCGCAGCTGCTGCTCGTCGTGTCCGGGGCCGACGAGGACACGATGGACGTCCTGCGCCGCCGGCTGACGGCGATGTGCGAGGGCTGGGAGGTCGCGCAGGTCCGCGCGATCGTGGCCGAGACCCTGCACGAGGTCGTCGAGCCGCTGGTCTACGCCGAGGCCACGGCCCTGATCGAGCGCCACCGCGCGGACGGCGAGGAGATCGTCATGCTGTCGGCCTCCGGGCAGGAGGTCGTCGAGCCGATCGCGGCGATGGTCGGCGCGGACCGCTTCCTGGCCACCCGGATGGCGACGCGTGGCGGCCGGTACGCCGGGGAGATCGAGTTCTACTGCTACGGCGAGCACAAGGCCGACGCCGCCCGCCGGATCGCCGAGGAGCAGGGCTACGACCTCGCGCTGTGCCGGGCCTACTCGGACTCGATCACCGACCTGCCGCTGCTGGAGGTCGTCGGCCACCCGACGGCGGTGAACCCGGACAAGGCATTGCGCCGGGTCGCCGAGCAGCGAGGCTGGCCGGTGCTGACGTTCGCGCGCCCGGTCCCGTTGCGTGCGCGTCTGCGCTCCGGCCCGGCGATCGCGGTCTACGGCGCGTCGGCGGCCGCACTGGCCGGCGCGGGGTGGCTGGCGCTGCGGCGCCAGCGCGCCGTACCCCTTCCGGCGCAGCGGGCGCTACGCCCGTTCCGGGCCCGTCTGCGGCGACCGGCGGCTACCTCGCGCACCTGAACCGGTGCACTCGTCGAGCGGTCTTGCCCGGGCGTGTCGCGAGGTCTAGGAAGAGGTCACGGACCCCGGTCAGGCCAGAGGCGGTACGGCAGAGAAGTACCCGTCTCCCCATCCCCGGGCTCCGTGCGCGAGCCGGGCACTCGAGGCGACAGCACGCCGCGGGAGGCATGTCGTCGTGGGCCTGCGTTCCGGGACGCCGGGCGCCGAGGCCACCAACACGACACGTAGTGCACGCCAGGACCCCGGGACCTCGCGTTGGTCGGGCGGTGTCTCCGCGAGGAGGCGCCGCCCGATCCGTTTCTCCGGGGACGACCTACTGCGCCTCGGCGATCGAGACGCCCTCGCGCCCGCCGGCCTCCCACTCCGCGCAGCAGTGCCGGATCCACGTGGCCAGCCCGTCGGCGGTCCCGGTCGCGAACGCCTCGGACGCGCTGCGGTACTCAGCCGAGCGGCGCAGGTGCCCGACCTCCGGGACGGCGAGCCCGCGGGGGTCGAGTCCGGAGGAGATCGCGGTCAGGCGGGCCGCGGCGCGGGCGACGACGCCGTCCGCGGCGCCGAACGGGCGCAACGTCAGCAGC is a window encoding:
- a CDS encoding HAD family hydrolase; this encodes MHVPDIAPIERPRAAAFFDLDKTIIAGSSALAFSRPFRREGLINRRVLLRSAYAQLLLVVSGADEDTMDVLRRRLTAMCEGWEVAQVRAIVAETLHEVVEPLVYAEATALIERHRADGEEIVMLSASGQEVVEPIAAMVGADRFLATRMATRGGRYAGEIEFYCYGEHKADAARRIAEEQGYDLALCRAYSDSITDLPLLEVVGHPTAVNPDKALRRVAEQRGWPVLTFARPVPLRARLRSGPAIAVYGASAAALAGAGWLALRRQRAVPLPAQRALRPFRARLRRPAATSRT